One window from the genome of Luteithermobacter gelatinilyticus encodes:
- a CDS encoding type III restriction-modification system endonuclease, protein MKLKFKVQPYQTAAVESVVDCFEGQPKLDGLSYRIDPGNVKPDAMGYKGSAQAFEEGFKNADLALSDVQILENIQKVQQRQNLPVSQSLTDFTTFDNKGARVPVKAAYKKQAMAASRIHLDVEMETGTGKTYCYIKTIFEMNKRYGWSKFIVIVPSIAIREGVFKSFQVTADHFTETYGRRARFFIYNSKRLHEVESFSSDAGINVMIMNIQAFNARGKDNRRIYEELDDFQSRRPIDVIAANRPILILDEPQKMEGQATLEALPKFKPLFILRYSATHRTQHNRVHRLDALDAYNQKLVKKIAVRGIQTRGLAGTNAYLYLEGIDISKRAPVARIEMEVKLKSGEIKRQLRRLEFRDDLFVESGELDQYRGFTISQIDAVNDTVEFTNGEMLRAGEANGDVSERDIRRIQIRETIKAHLDTEKQLFAQGIKVLSLFFIDEVVKYRDYNQADEKGEYARIFEEEYTLLRDEYLSELAIDNEAYRKYLEGLDPAKTHNGYFSIDKKTKRLKDPAVGARSVDSDDVDAYDLILKDKERLLSFAEPTRFIFSHSALREGWDNPNVFVMCMLKHSDNTISRRQEVGRGLRLSVDQHGDRMDHPAVVHDINVLTVVASESYKDFVAGLQKEIAETLSSRPRQATEDYFTGKTLATEHGPVEVTAAMAKQIYRYLVKNDYTDDADQIADAYHEAKAAGKLADLPEELKPHAEQVFQLIDSVFSDAQLPKVDDGRKPKTNPLNANFEKKEFQALWARLNRKAVYRVEFDSTELIQICVNALNKELCVTPLQYTVQAGIQQDGLTDEQLRQGGGFEVQETKTEYGDSIHSRVKYDLVGKVAENSRLTRKTVAEILGKIQPVVFGQFNKNPEHFIAEASRIITEQKAAMVIERLAYDELNERYDVDIFTANQTGQDFSRATKKLKKHVYDYAIVDSEVERKFVSEMDTGAEIVVYAKLPRGFLIPTPVGDYNPDWAISFEEGRVRHIYFVAETKGTMSSMKLRGIEEKKIDCARRFFEKISKDVTDNPVKYDVVDNYAKLMDLVGHTGAGQTRPGS, encoded by the coding sequence ATGAAACTCAAGTTCAAGGTCCAGCCCTATCAGACCGCTGCGGTGGAATCGGTTGTCGATTGCTTCGAAGGCCAGCCCAAGCTGGACGGTCTGAGTTACCGTATAGATCCCGGAAACGTAAAGCCAGATGCAATGGGCTATAAAGGATCGGCGCAAGCCTTCGAGGAAGGCTTCAAGAACGCCGACCTCGCCCTGAGCGACGTGCAGATCCTGGAGAACATCCAGAAGGTGCAGCAGCGCCAGAACCTGCCCGTCTCGCAGTCGTTGACAGACTTCACGACCTTCGACAACAAGGGCGCCCGCGTCCCCGTCAAGGCCGCCTACAAGAAACAGGCCATGGCCGCGAGCCGCATTCATCTCGACGTCGAGATGGAGACCGGCACGGGCAAGACCTATTGCTACATCAAGACCATCTTCGAGATGAACAAACGCTATGGCTGGTCGAAATTCATCGTGATCGTGCCATCCATCGCCATCCGCGAGGGGGTCTTCAAATCGTTCCAGGTCACGGCCGACCATTTCACCGAGACCTATGGCAGACGCGCGCGGTTTTTCATCTACAATTCCAAGCGCCTGCACGAGGTGGAAAGCTTTTCCTCGGACGCCGGGATCAACGTGATGATCATGAACATCCAGGCGTTCAACGCGCGCGGCAAGGACAACCGACGGATCTATGAAGAGCTGGATGACTTCCAGTCGCGTCGGCCCATCGATGTGATCGCCGCGAACCGCCCGATCCTGATTCTGGACGAACCTCAGAAGATGGAAGGTCAGGCAACGTTGGAGGCTCTGCCGAAGTTCAAGCCGCTGTTCATCCTGCGCTATTCGGCGACCCACCGCACCCAGCACAACCGCGTTCATCGGCTGGATGCGCTGGACGCCTACAACCAGAAACTGGTGAAGAAGATCGCCGTGCGGGGCATCCAGACCCGCGGGCTGGCGGGTACGAATGCTTACCTTTACCTGGAAGGTATCGACATCTCGAAAAGGGCCCCCGTGGCGCGGATCGAGATGGAGGTGAAGCTGAAGTCGGGCGAGATCAAGCGCCAGCTTCGGAGGCTCGAATTCCGCGACGACCTGTTCGTGGAGTCGGGCGAGTTGGATCAGTATCGCGGCTTCACGATCAGCCAGATCGACGCCGTCAACGACACGGTCGAATTCACCAACGGGGAAATGCTGAGGGCTGGTGAGGCAAACGGCGACGTCTCTGAACGCGACATCCGCCGCATCCAGATCCGCGAGACGATCAAGGCCCATCTGGACACGGAAAAGCAGCTGTTCGCACAGGGCATCAAGGTCTTGTCGCTGTTTTTCATCGACGAGGTGGTGAAATACCGGGACTACAATCAGGCCGACGAGAAAGGAGAGTATGCCCGGATCTTCGAGGAAGAGTACACGTTGTTAAGAGACGAGTACCTGTCGGAGCTTGCAATCGACAATGAGGCGTACCGGAAATATCTTGAGGGCCTCGACCCAGCCAAGACCCACAATGGCTATTTCTCGATCGACAAGAAGACGAAGCGCCTCAAGGATCCGGCCGTTGGTGCCCGCTCGGTCGATTCCGACGACGTGGATGCCTACGATCTGATCCTGAAGGACAAGGAGCGCCTGCTGTCGTTTGCAGAGCCGACGCGCTTCATCTTCTCCCACTCGGCACTGCGCGAAGGGTGGGACAACCCGAACGTCTTCGTCATGTGCATGCTGAAGCACAGTGACAACACCATCTCCCGCCGCCAGGAGGTGGGACGCGGCCTGCGGCTGAGCGTCGATCAGCACGGGGACAGGATGGACCACCCGGCGGTGGTGCACGACATCAATGTGCTGACTGTCGTGGCGAGCGAGAGCTACAAGGACTTCGTCGCCGGACTCCAGAAGGAGATCGCGGAAACCCTTTCGTCGCGTCCGCGGCAGGCAACAGAGGACTACTTCACGGGCAAGACACTCGCGACTGAGCATGGCCCGGTTGAGGTGACTGCCGCCATGGCCAAGCAGATCTACCGCTATCTGGTGAAGAATGACTACACCGACGATGCGGACCAGATCGCAGACGCCTACCACGAGGCCAAGGCGGCGGGAAAACTAGCCGACTTGCCCGAGGAACTGAAGCCGCACGCCGAGCAGGTGTTCCAGCTCATCGACAGCGTCTTCAGCGACGCGCAACTGCCCAAGGTCGATGACGGCCGCAAGCCTAAGACCAATCCCCTGAATGCGAACTTTGAGAAGAAGGAGTTTCAGGCGCTCTGGGCGCGGCTCAATCGCAAAGCGGTCTATAGGGTTGAGTTCGACTCAACGGAACTGATCCAGATATGCGTGAATGCACTAAACAAAGAACTGTGCGTCACACCACTCCAATATACGGTGCAGGCAGGTATCCAGCAGGATGGACTGACCGACGAGCAGCTACGCCAGGGCGGAGGATTTGAGGTTCAGGAGACGAAAACAGAATATGGTGACTCCATTCACTCGCGCGTGAAATACGATCTTGTAGGCAAGGTTGCTGAAAATTCTAGACTAACTCGCAAAACAGTGGCGGAAATTCTTGGTAAAATTCAGCCTGTTGTTTTTGGCCAATTCAATAAGAATCCTGAGCATTTTATCGCCGAGGCTTCGCGTATCATTACCGAGCAGAAGGCCGCTATGGTGATCGAGCGTCTGGCCTACGATGAGCTGAATGAGCGGTACGATGTCGATATCTTCACGGCCAACCAGACTGGACAAGACTTCTCACGTGCCACAAAGAAACTAAAGAAGCACGTATACGACTACGCGATCGTGGATTCCGAAGTTGAACGCAAGTTTGTTTCGGAAATGGATACAGGAGCCGAGATTGTTGTTTATGCCAAATTGCCGCGTGGCTTCCTAATACCAACGCCTGTTGGGGATTACAACCCGGACTGGGCCATTTCGTTTGAAGAAGGTCGAGTGCGGCATATTTATTTTGTCGCAGAAACCAAAGGAACCATGTCTTCCATGAAATTGCGAGGCATCGAGGAGAAAAAAATCGACTGTGCACGAAGATTTTTCGAGAAAATCAGCAAGGACGTTACTGACAATCCTGTTAAATATGACGTCGTGGATAACTATGCGAAGTTAATGGATCTGGTGGGCCATACTGGCGCGGGGCAAACAAGACCTGGCAGCTGA
- a CDS encoding lysozyme, producing the protein MIRKIHSENFKSEAVKLSLTDGQFDALVSFTFNLGAGALQRSTLQRKVNRNEHDEVPTEFMRWVWAGDRKLSSLIKRRAAEFILYSGGSHETS; encoded by the coding sequence ATGATCCGAAAAATACATTCAGAAAACTTCAAGAGTGAGGCTGTCAAGCTATCGCTGACCGATGGTCAGTTCGATGCGCTTGTATCTTTCACCTTCAACTTGGGCGCCGGGGCGCTGCAGCGTTCAACTCTGCAGCGGAAGGTAAATCGGAATGAGCATGACGAGGTGCCAACGGAGTTCATGCGATGGGTGTGGGCGGGAGACCGGAAACTTTCCAGTCTCATCAAACGTCGTGCTGCAGAATTCATCCTCTACTCAGGTGGATCCCACGAAACTTCATAG
- the rlmB gene encoding 23S rRNA (guanosine(2251)-2'-O)-methyltransferase RlmB — protein sequence MKRKNKATPSAKKAPHATGRKGSATPGPRTAKRNSAQAGTALHPGQNTVPDRAGGLWLYGRHATFAALNNPERQKKRLLISRTQSTLYMDQLAELPNLPENLSLEIVDPDELGRVVPPDSPHQGIALNCAPLPRRHLEDSCAPLAAEQNLVLVLDQVTDPHNVGAIIRSAAAFGARALITPDRHAPPESGALAKAASGGLELVPWVRVTNLARALEQLADMGYWRLGLDGSAKLLAEAADFGTTIALVLGAEGRGLRKGTRDHCDALIKLPINPRVDSLNVSNAAAIALYEFSRRSR from the coding sequence ATGAAAAGAAAAAACAAAGCCACACCGTCCGCAAAGAAGGCGCCGCACGCCACCGGCCGAAAGGGGTCGGCAACACCGGGACCAAGAACCGCAAAACGCAACTCCGCCCAAGCTGGCACTGCCCTGCATCCCGGTCAGAATACCGTCCCCGACCGGGCCGGCGGACTGTGGCTGTATGGTCGGCATGCCACCTTTGCCGCCCTTAACAATCCGGAACGGCAAAAAAAACGCCTGCTGATCAGCCGCACGCAATCCACCCTGTATATGGATCAGCTGGCGGAGCTGCCGAATCTGCCGGAGAATTTGTCTCTGGAGATTGTGGATCCTGATGAGCTGGGACGCGTGGTCCCGCCGGACAGCCCCCATCAGGGCATTGCGCTCAATTGCGCCCCCCTGCCCCGGCGCCATCTGGAAGACAGCTGTGCCCCCCTCGCCGCTGAGCAGAATCTGGTTCTGGTCCTGGATCAGGTGACAGATCCGCATAATGTGGGCGCCATTATCCGCTCCGCCGCCGCGTTCGGCGCAAGGGCCCTTATCACCCCCGACCGCCATGCCCCCCCGGAATCCGGCGCGCTGGCCAAAGCGGCCTCGGGGGGCCTGGAACTTGTTCCCTGGGTCCGGGTCACCAATCTCGCCCGGGCATTGGAGCAGCTGGCGGACATGGGCTACTGGCGGCTGGGCCTGGACGGAAGCGCGAAACTTTTGGCGGAGGCTGCCGATTTCGGAACCACGATTGCGCTTGTCCTCGGGGCCGAAGGTCGGGGGTTGCGCAAAGGCACGCGGGACCATTGCGATGCCTTGATCAAACTGCCGATCAATCCGCGGGTTGACAGCCTGAACGTCTCCAACGCCGCCGCCATCGCGCTCTATGAATTTTCCCGTCGCTCCCGGTAG
- the tuf gene encoding elongation factor Tu: protein MAKEKFERTKPHCNIGTIGHVDHGKTTLTAAITKVLAEQGGAEFTDYANIDKAPEERERGITISTAHVEYETEKRHYAHVDCPGHADYVKNMITGAAQMDGAILVVNAADGPMPQTREHILLARQVGVPALVVFLNKVDQVDDEELLELVEMEVRELLSEYDFPGDDIPIIAGSALAALEGRDDAIGKEKILELMKAVDEYIPQPERPKDQPFLMPIEDVFSISGRGTVVTGRVERGVIKVGEEVEIVGIRETQKTTVTGVEMFRKLLDSGEAGDNIGALLRGIGRDEVERGQVLAHVGTITPHTKFTAEAYILTKEEGGRHTPFFSNYRPQFYFRTTDVTGVVSLQEGTEMVMPGDNVTIDVELIAPIAMDEGLRFAIREGGRTVGAGVVSKIIE from the coding sequence ATGGCAAAAGAGAAGTTTGAACGTACGAAGCCGCATTGTAACATTGGGACAATCGGCCATGTTGACCATGGGAAGACGACGCTGACGGCGGCGATTACGAAGGTTTTGGCCGAGCAGGGCGGCGCGGAATTTACGGATTACGCGAACATTGACAAGGCGCCAGAGGAGCGCGAGCGCGGGATCACGATTTCGACGGCTCATGTTGAGTATGAGACGGAGAAGCGGCACTATGCGCATGTGGACTGCCCTGGTCACGCGGACTATGTGAAGAACATGATCACGGGTGCGGCGCAGATGGATGGTGCGATATTGGTTGTGAATGCGGCGGACGGTCCGATGCCGCAGACCCGCGAGCACATTCTTTTGGCGCGCCAGGTTGGGGTTCCGGCGTTGGTTGTTTTCCTGAACAAGGTTGATCAGGTTGACGACGAGGAGCTTCTGGAGCTTGTGGAGATGGAGGTTCGGGAGCTGTTGAGCGAATATGATTTCCCGGGGGATGATATTCCGATCATTGCGGGGTCAGCGCTGGCGGCTCTTGAGGGTCGTGATGACGCGATTGGCAAGGAGAAGATCCTTGAGCTGATGAAGGCGGTTGACGAGTATATTCCGCAGCCGGAGCGTCCGAAGGATCAGCCGTTCCTGATGCCGATTGAAGATGTGTTCTCCATTTCCGGTCGCGGGACTGTGGTGACGGGCCGCGTGGAGCGTGGGGTGATCAAGGTTGGTGAAGAAGTTGAGATTGTGGGCATTCGCGAGACCCAGAAGACGACGGTGACGGGTGTTGAGATGTTCCGCAAGCTTCTGGACAGCGGGGAAGCTGGGGACAATATCGGGGCTCTGTTGCGCGGGATTGGCCGTGATGAGGTGGAGCGCGGTCAGGTTCTGGCGCATGTGGGCACGATTACGCCGCACACCAAGTTTACCGCTGAGGCCTATATTCTGACCAAGGAAGAGGGCGGTCGTCATACGCCGTTCTTTAGCAATTATCGTCCGCAGTTTTATTTCCGGACCACGGATGTGACCGGGGTGGTGAGCCTGCAGGAAGGCACCGAGATGGTGATGCCGGGCGATAATGTGACCATTGATGTGGAGCTGATTGCCCCGATCGCCATGGATGAAGGTCTGCGTTTCGCCATCCGCGAAGGCGGCCGCACCGTCGGCGCCGGCGTCGTCTCCAAAATTATCGAATAA
- the secE gene encoding preprotein translocase subunit SecE, which yields MAKTSPAEFVRQVRQEVSKVTWPTRKETMVTTVMVFIMAAFMALFFLLVDQGLSYIVSLILGLGG from the coding sequence ATGGCAAAAACCAGCCCTGCAGAATTTGTCCGGCAAGTCCGGCAGGAAGTGTCCAAGGTAACCTGGCCGACCCGCAAGGAAACCATGGTGACCACGGTTATGGTGTTTATCATGGCGGCATTTATGGCTCTTTTTTTCCTGCTTGTTGACCAGGGGCTGTCTTATATCGTTTCGCTTATCCTGGGGCTTGGAGGTTGA
- the nusG gene encoding transcription termination/antitermination protein NusG: MASRARWYIIQAYSGFEKKVAQSIKDQAAQHGLESLVEEVIVPTEEVVEVKRGQKVTSERKFFPGYVLAKMIMNDQTYHLVKNTPKVSGFLGAGGKPTPITDKEAERILHQVVEGVERPRAKVSYEVGEEVKVTDGPFTSFTGIVEEVDGERSRLKVSVSIFGRATPVELEFSQVEKA, translated from the coding sequence ATGGCGTCACGTGCACGGTGGTATATCATTCAGGCATATTCCGGTTTCGAGAAAAAGGTGGCGCAGAGCATCAAGGATCAGGCGGCTCAGCACGGCTTGGAATCCCTTGTTGAAGAAGTGATTGTGCCCACGGAGGAAGTGGTGGAGGTCAAGCGCGGCCAGAAAGTGACCTCCGAGCGTAAATTCTTTCCTGGCTATGTGTTGGCCAAGATGATCATGAATGACCAGACCTATCACCTGGTGAAAAACACGCCGAAAGTTTCCGGTTTTCTGGGGGCTGGCGGCAAACCGACGCCGATTACGGATAAAGAGGCCGAGCGGATTCTGCATCAGGTTGTTGAAGGGGTCGAACGGCCTCGCGCCAAAGTCTCCTATGAGGTTGGCGAAGAGGTTAAGGTGACCGACGGACCATTTACCTCCTTTACCGGTATTGTGGAAGAGGTGGATGGCGAGCGTTCCCGGCTTAAGGTTTCCGTGTCCATTTTTGGACGGGCTACGCCGGTGGAGTTGGAATTCAGCCAGGTGGAAAAAGCTTAA
- the rplK gene encoding 50S ribosomal protein L11: MAKKIDGYIKLQVPAGAANPSPPIGPALGQRGVNIMEFCKAFNAATQDMEKNMPIPTIITVYADKSFTFVTKSPPASFLLKKAVNLKSGSKTPGRETIATISADKIREIAEMKMKDLNANSLEAAMEIIKGSARSMGLKVEG, translated from the coding sequence ATGGCAAAGAAAATTGATGGATATATCAAGTTGCAGGTCCCCGCGGGGGCTGCAAATCCGTCGCCGCCAATTGGTCCGGCTCTGGGTCAGCGCGGCGTGAATATCATGGAATTCTGTAAGGCGTTTAATGCCGCCACGCAGGATATGGAAAAGAATATGCCCATTCCGACCATTATCACTGTGTATGCGGATAAAAGCTTTACTTTTGTCACGAAATCTCCGCCGGCATCTTTCTTGCTTAAGAAGGCGGTGAATTTGAAGAGCGGCAGCAAAACCCCGGGGCGCGAGACGATTGCGACCATCTCCGCCGACAAGATTCGTGAGATTGCCGAAATGAAGATGAAGGACCTGAATGCCAACTCTCTTGAGGCGGCGATGGAAATCATCAAAGGCTCTGCCCGTTCAATGGGCCTGAAAGTGGAGGGGTAA
- the rplA gene encoding 50S ribosomal protein L1, translated as MARVSKRVKAMREGLNPNAMLPIEEAIKTIKERASAKFDETVEMAVALGVDPRHADQMVRGVVSLPNGTGKTVRVAVFARGDKAEEAKAAGADIVGAEDLMEAVQKGEINFDRCIATPDMMAIVGRLGKVLGPRGLMPNPKLGTVTQDVAGAVKAAKGGQVEFRVEKAGIVHAGVGKVSFSEEALVENAKTLIDALLKAKPAGAKGAYMKRISVSSTMGPGVKVDVASVAGA; from the coding sequence ATGGCTCGTGTCAGTAAACGTGTGAAAGCGATGCGCGAGGGCCTGAACCCGAACGCGATGCTGCCCATTGAAGAAGCGATCAAGACGATCAAGGAAAGGGCTTCTGCGAAATTTGACGAAACCGTAGAGATGGCCGTTGCGCTGGGCGTTGATCCGCGTCATGCCGATCAGATGGTGCGCGGCGTTGTTTCTCTGCCCAATGGCACCGGGAAGACCGTGCGGGTGGCGGTGTTTGCCCGTGGCGATAAAGCCGAGGAAGCCAAGGCGGCAGGGGCCGATATTGTAGGCGCCGAAGACCTGATGGAGGCTGTGCAGAAAGGCGAGATCAACTTTGACCGCTGCATTGCGACTCCGGATATGATGGCGATTGTTGGTCGTTTGGGGAAAGTGCTGGGCCCGCGGGGGCTGATGCCGAACCCGAAACTGGGGACTGTAACCCAGGATGTGGCCGGCGCCGTCAAGGCGGCCAAAGGCGGTCAGGTTGAGTTTCGTGTGGAAAAAGCCGGGATTGTCCATGCCGGCGTCGGTAAGGTCAGTTTCAGCGAAGAGGCCCTTGTGGAAAACGCGAAAACCCTGATTGATGCTTTGTTGAAAGCCAAGCCGGCCGGAGCCAAGGGAGCGTATATGAAACGTATCTCTGTCAGCTCCACCATGGGGCCGGGTGTGAAGGTGGATGTGGCTTCCGTTGCGGGAGCCTGA
- the rplJ gene encoding 50S ribosomal protein L10, whose amino-acid sequence MDRAQKKESVAFLKDVFSSSASVVVVRNGGLSVAEMTDLRNQMREAGASIKVAKNRLARLALEGSEIESIGEYLTGPTALGFSEDPVAPAKILVQFAKKNDKLEILGGAMGTTSLDVNGVKALAELPSLDELRGKIVGLLQAPAGKLASVTQAPAAQLARVFGAYGSQG is encoded by the coding sequence ATGGATCGAGCCCAAAAGAAGGAATCTGTTGCCTTCTTGAAGGACGTCTTCAGTAGCTCGGCTTCCGTTGTGGTGGTCCGCAACGGCGGTTTGAGTGTGGCTGAGATGACGGACCTGCGGAACCAGATGCGTGAAGCAGGCGCCAGTATCAAAGTGGCTAAGAACCGTCTTGCCCGTCTTGCTCTTGAAGGTTCCGAAATTGAGTCAATCGGAGAATATCTGACCGGTCCAACCGCCCTTGGGTTTTCCGAGGATCCGGTGGCGCCGGCCAAGATTTTGGTCCAGTTCGCCAAGAAAAACGACAAGCTCGAAATTCTTGGTGGTGCTATGGGAACGACCTCTCTTGACGTGAATGGCGTGAAGGCGTTGGCAGAACTGCCGTCCCTTGACGAACTGCGCGGAAAGATTGTTGGTCTGTTGCAGGCGCCGGCCGGCAAGCTGGCTTCTGTCACCCAGGCTCCGGCCGCTCAATTGGCTCGTGTTTTCGGGGCTTATGGTTCACAGGGATAA
- the rplL gene encoding 50S ribosomal protein L7/L12, whose protein sequence is MADLEKLVEELSTLTVLEAAELSKMLEEKWGVSAAAPVAVAAAGAPAAGGEAAAEKDEFDVVLAAAGDKKINVIKEVRAITGLGLKEAKDLVEGAPKTLKEAVAKAEAEEIKAKLEAAGATVELK, encoded by the coding sequence ATGGCTGATCTTGAAAAGCTTGTTGAAGAACTCTCAACCCTGACCGTTCTGGAAGCCGCAGAACTGTCTAAAATGCTCGAAGAAAAATGGGGCGTGTCTGCTGCGGCGCCTGTCGCTGTTGCGGCTGCTGGTGCGCCGGCTGCTGGCGGTGAAGCGGCTGCCGAGAAAGACGAATTTGATGTTGTTCTGGCGGCTGCCGGCGACAAGAAAATCAACGTCATTAAGGAAGTCCGTGCCATCACCGGTCTTGGCCTGAAAGAAGCCAAGGACCTGGTTGAAGGGGCGCCGAAGACCCTGAAGGAAGCTGTGGCCAAAGCTGAGGCTGAGGAAATCAAAGCCAAGCTTGAAGCCGCTGGCGCAACGGTCGAGCTGAAATAA